The following proteins are encoded in a genomic region of Streptococcus cristatus AS 1.3089:
- a CDS encoding mucin-binding protein — translation MDKNARRRLNRASAEKRLRYSVRKFNVGVASVAVAAFMFFGGNVVSADTLAKTDSSTTSTEKTTSVPDSGKDSGTDDSDSESAIGKDSTVATVAESNTVSSAVSTASSTSAEDLSSKVEDKTVKSEAASKSEAVLKEATSQASKASVATSQSAAPAAQSEAPAASPASSATAESTAVSSEAAAESTAAVEPKVSVEKAASQAASLATASKTPNAVAKSEANSTLAAAQNEVNKGYADFRKSGESGFRSFDPQTGKTTVTKENFLDYFRLNGSATYNSYDGIVTLTPDENSKTGNFSLKSKINMNQSFKLTGGVNLGSKTQERYGADGIGFAFHTGNTTDLGADGGNLGIGGLRNATGFKLDTFWNVHTPPKGNRFDTSNTDSFQYGWAEDPRLGQFGAWVNTTHKQVPGARGLFGPSGTYERWWAETDAGSAQRLDSSDLDGRFHRFAIQYDGVTKELTVSYESNLGIKQWKKKVSTPEELMSMVVTATTGNYKNLQQFQIKRFDFYQSASVDVRYEDEQGREIAEGSVAYPQGAFKGKPYTTEQKTIPGYGFVRMKNGSLPPSGTLADWGTNGTVTYVYRKGATDTKTEKKTVSRTIYYKYKPGVTGPTLPPAYTQTAEFTRTVTGGRPGPWSPSSKNFAPVDSLDVPGYTPDIATVPGLTVNPGSTPSDVTVYYDKIAPRVTTETKDVTRTVVYEYEDGVTRNRPALPREVQQNVQFTRQVSEDPATGRKTYGNWTPSRQTVDAVDTPAIKGFTPNKTRVNSASVSPTDPSWREIVSYRKNDPKVTTETKDVTRTVAYEYEDGVTRNRPALPQPVEQTVQFTRQVSEDPVTGQKTYGNWTPSRQNVAAVDSPEVAGFTPNKPRVNSASVAPTDPSWREIVSYSAATQKGSIVYRTDGKNGVEAKTLHTDNVTGNSNTPVNYTTTAKINEFKQLGYDLVSDGFTKAGGQKFDSNNNVDQTWEVVLTPRIETKQETKDVTRNVRYQYKDGVTTGRPALPRPVTQTTTFTRPVSVNKVTGVETPGQWNKPSEELPKVDSPAVTGFTPDKPSVPAATVTPTSPNEDEVVSYSQDDQRGIIEYVTDGQNGVPAKTLYTDGVTGKSGEDVVYSTASRIAQLQQAGYKLVSDGFTQPSGQKFDNDKTKDQVWKVVVTPRVDDNTNPADLNSKVTRTIKYQYADGQTAGRPALKAPVTQEATFTRTGKINAVTGEKTFTAWTPATKELAQEATPVVTGFVADKANVAAKTVKAGDANSEEVVQYKKLGSYVPNVPDGLPKVPNLPYPNDPKDPSKPGTDLPVIPHVPGTTPVGPDGTTPLTPKDPSDPSKGYNPPPIPSDPTKDTPINFVKDGQKAIISFVDQTDGNKELTKVVESGKSGEPIGTTNYAARLKELTDKGYEIVNDEFKGPKTFDNDDKKDQTFTVTLRQGTEKITDPAKLNKKVSRTIKYEYADGQTAGRPALKAPVTQEAAFTRTGERNRVTGVETFGAWTPATKELAQEATPVVTGFVADKANVAAKTVTPDDKDSEETVKYSKLGSYVPNVPDGLPKVPNLPYPNDPKDPSKPGTDLPVIPHVPGTTPVGPDGTTPLTPKDPSDPSKGYNPPPIPSDPTKDTPINFVKDGQKAIISFVDQTDGNKELTKVVESGKSGEPIGTTNYAARLKELTDKGYKVVNDEFKGPKTFDNDDKKDQTFTVAMRQVVVPFDPNNPPKPDTPMDPSNPGGPQWTDDKIKSAQQESSERIEPYD, via the coding sequence ATGGATAAAAATGCGAGACGCAGATTAAACCGTGCGAGTGCTGAGAAACGACTTCGATACTCAGTTCGTAAGTTTAATGTGGGCGTGGCTTCTGTAGCAGTCGCAGCTTTCATGTTCTTTGGGGGGAATGTTGTCTCAGCCGATACGCTAGCTAAGACAGATTCTTCAACCACCTCTACGGAGAAAACGACCTCTGTGCCGGATTCAGGGAAAGATTCGGGAACGGATGACTCTGATTCTGAGTCGGCCATAGGTAAGGATTCAACCGTAGCAACTGTTGCTGAAAGCAATACAGTTTCAAGTGCTGTTTCTACAGCATCTTCTACCTCTGCTGAGGACTTGTCTAGCAAAGTAGAAGACAAGACTGTTAAATCAGAAGCTGCTTCAAAAAGTGAAGCAGTCTTGAAAGAAGCTACTTCACAAGCATCTAAAGCTTCAGTAGCGACTAGTCAATCAGCTGCCCCTGCAGCTCAGTCTGAGGCTCCAGCAGCTTCACCAGCTTCTTCAGCTACTGCAGAGTCAACTGCGGTTTCATCTGAAGCTGCAGCAGAATCAACTGCTGCTGTGGAACCTAAAGTATCAGTTGAAAAAGCAGCTAGCCAAGCAGCTAGTTTGGCAACAGCTAGCAAAACACCAAATGCAGTAGCTAAGAGTGAGGCTAATTCCACATTAGCAGCAGCTCAAAACGAAGTAAATAAAGGTTACGCTGATTTCCGTAAATCAGGAGAAAGCGGCTTCCGTTCGTTTGACCCACAAACAGGGAAAACAACTGTAACGAAAGAAAACTTCCTTGACTACTTCAGATTGAATGGTTCAGCTACCTATAATTCATACGATGGTATCGTAACCCTTACTCCAGATGAAAACTCTAAGACAGGTAACTTCAGTCTGAAGAGTAAGATTAATATGAACCAAAGCTTCAAGCTGACTGGAGGAGTTAACCTTGGTAGCAAGACTCAGGAACGTTATGGTGCCGATGGTATCGGTTTTGCCTTCCATACAGGGAACACAACAGACCTAGGTGCTGATGGTGGTAACCTTGGTATCGGTGGTTTGCGTAATGCGACTGGTTTCAAACTGGATACTTTCTGGAACGTCCACACCCCGCCAAAAGGAAATCGTTTTGACACTAGCAATACGGATTCCTTCCAATACGGTTGGGCTGAAGACCCTCGTCTGGGACAGTTCGGTGCTTGGGTAAATACCACTCATAAACAAGTTCCTGGTGCTCGTGGTCTCTTCGGACCTAGTGGCACATATGAGCGTTGGTGGGCTGAGACAGACGCTGGTAGTGCTCAGCGCCTGGACTCAAGTGACTTGGATGGTCGTTTCCACAGATTTGCTATCCAGTATGACGGTGTAACCAAGGAATTAACTGTCTCTTACGAAAGTAATCTTGGTATCAAGCAATGGAAGAAGAAAGTTTCTACTCCAGAAGAACTGATGTCCATGGTGGTTACGGCGACGACGGGTAACTACAAGAACTTGCAACAGTTCCAAATCAAGCGTTTTGATTTCTATCAAAGTGCCTCTGTTGACGTACGTTATGAAGATGAGCAAGGTCGAGAAATCGCTGAAGGCTCAGTAGCTTATCCACAAGGTGCCTTCAAAGGTAAACCTTATACCACTGAACAAAAAACAATCCCAGGCTATGGCTTTGTCCGGATGAAAAATGGTAGTTTGCCACCTTCAGGAACTCTGGCTGACTGGGGTACCAACGGTACAGTAACCTACGTTTACCGTAAAGGTGCAACTGATACGAAGACAGAAAAGAAGACAGTCTCTCGTACTATTTATTATAAATATAAACCAGGTGTGACAGGACCGACACTTCCGCCAGCTTATACTCAAACAGCTGAGTTCACTCGGACTGTGACAGGTGGTCGACCAGGTCCATGGAGTCCTTCATCTAAGAATTTTGCGCCTGTAGATTCTCTAGATGTACCAGGATATACACCAGATATAGCGACAGTTCCAGGGCTTACAGTAAATCCAGGTTCTACCCCAAGTGATGTAACAGTATACTACGACAAGATTGCGCCAAGAGTAACAACTGAAACAAAAGACGTCACTCGTACAGTAGTTTACGAATACGAAGATGGTGTGACTAGAAATCGTCCAGCACTTCCACGTGAAGTACAACAAAATGTACAATTTACTCGTCAAGTGTCAGAAGACCCAGCGACTGGTAGAAAGACATACGGCAATTGGACACCAAGTCGTCAAACTGTAGATGCGGTTGATACACCAGCGATTAAAGGCTTTACACCAAATAAAACTCGTGTAAATTCAGCCTCTGTTTCACCAACAGACCCAAGCTGGCGTGAAATCGTTTCATACCGTAAGAATGATCCGAAAGTAACAACTGAAACTAAGGATGTTACTCGTACAGTCGCTTACGAATATGAAGACGGTGTGACTAGAAATCGTCCAGCACTTCCGCAACCGGTTGAGCAAACAGTTCAATTTACTCGCCAAGTGTCAGAAGATCCAGTAACTGGTCAGAAGACATACGGTAACTGGACACCTAGCCGTCAAAATGTAGCTGCTGTTGATAGTCCAGAAGTAGCAGGCTTTACACCAAATAAACCACGTGTAAATTCAGCCTCTGTTGCTCCAACAGATCCAAGTTGGCGTGAAATTGTAAGCTATTCTGCTGCAACTCAAAAGGGAAGCATCGTTTACCGTACAGATGGTAAGAATGGTGTTGAAGCTAAGACTCTCCACACAGATAACGTAACAGGTAATTCAAACACTCCTGTCAACTACACAACAACTGCGAAAATCAATGAATTTAAACAGTTGGGTTATGATCTTGTTAGCGATGGCTTTACTAAAGCTGGCGGTCAAAAATTTGACAGCAATAACAATGTAGATCAAACATGGGAAGTTGTTCTTACTCCACGTATTGAGACAAAACAAGAAACAAAAGATGTTACTCGTAACGTTCGTTACCAATACAAGGATGGAGTGACCACAGGTCGTCCAGCACTTCCTCGTCCAGTTACTCAAACAACAACATTTACTCGCCCAGTTTCTGTGAACAAGGTGACAGGTGTTGAAACTCCTGGACAATGGAACAAGCCAAGTGAAGAACTTCCAAAGGTTGATTCTCCAGCAGTTACTGGATTCACCCCAGACAAACCAAGCGTTCCAGCTGCAACTGTTACTCCTACATCTCCTAATGAAGATGAAGTAGTAAGCTACAGCCAAGATGATCAACGCGGTATCATTGAGTATGTGACAGATGGACAAAACGGTGTTCCAGCTAAGACTCTTTACACAGACGGTGTTACAGGTAAATCAGGTGAAGATGTTGTTTATTCAACTGCTAGCCGTATCGCTCAACTTCAACAAGCAGGTTACAAACTTGTAAGTGATGGCTTCACTCAACCAAGTGGTCAGAAGTTTGATAACGATAAGACAAAAGACCAAGTTTGGAAAGTTGTCGTAACCCCACGCGTGGATGACAATACGAATCCAGCTGATTTGAACAGCAAGGTTACACGTACCATCAAGTATCAATACGCAGATGGTCAAACAGCGGGTCGTCCAGCTCTGAAAGCTCCTGTAACTCAAGAAGCAACCTTCACACGTACTGGTAAAATAAATGCTGTAACTGGTGAAAAGACCTTCACTGCATGGACACCAGCTACGAAAGAATTGGCTCAAGAAGCTACACCAGTTGTAACTGGATTCGTGGCAGATAAGGCTAATGTAGCAGCGAAGACAGTGAAAGCTGGCGACGCTAACAGTGAAGAAGTTGTACAATACAAGAAGCTCGGTTCATACGTACCAAATGTACCAGACGGACTTCCAAAAGTACCAAATCTTCCATATCCAAACGATCCGAAAGATCCAAGCAAGCCAGGCACTGACCTTCCAGTGATTCCACATGTACCAGGCACTACACCAGTAGGCCCAGATGGCACAACACCATTGACACCGAAAGATCCGAGCGATCCAAGCAAGGGTTACAACCCACCACCAATTCCAAGTGATCCAACTAAGGATACACCAATCAACTTCGTGAAGGATGGTCAAAAAGCGATTATCAGCTTCGTAGACCAAACTGACGGTAATAAGGAATTGACTAAGGTAGTTGAAAGCGGTAAGTCAGGTGAGCCAATCGGTACAACTAACTACGCAGCCCGTCTGAAAGAATTGACAGACAAGGGTTACGAAATTGTGAACGATGAGTTCAAGGGACCTAAGACCTTCGATAATGACGATAAGAAGGATCAAACCTTCACCGTTACTCTTCGTCAAGGTACAGAGAAGATTACAGACCCAGCTAAGCTCAACAAGAAAGTATCACGTACGATCAAGTACGAATACGCAGATGGTCAAACAGCAGGTCGTCCAGCTCTGAAAGCTCCAGTGACTCAAGAAGCAGCCTTCACACGTACAGGTGAACGAAACCGTGTAACTGGCGTTGAAACCTTCGGCGCATGGACACCAGCTACGAAAGAATTGGCACAAGAAGCTACACCAGTAGTAACTGGATTTGTGGCAGATAAGGCCAATGTAGCAGCGAAGACAGTGACTCCTGACGATAAGGATAGCGAAGAAACAGTTAAGTACAGCAAACTTGGTTCATACGTACCAAATGTACCAGACGGACTTCCAAAAGTACCAAATCTTCCATATCCAAACGATCCGAAAGATCCAAGCAAGCCAGGCACTGACCTTCCAGTGATTCCACATGTACCAGGCACTACACCAGTAGGCCCAGATGGCACAACACCATTGACACCGAAAGATCCGAGCGATCCAAGCAAGGGTTACAACCCACCACCAATTCCAAGTGATCCAACTAAGGATACACCAATCAACTTCGTGAAGGATGGTCAAAAAGCGATTATCAGCTTCGTAGACCAAACTGACGGTAATAAGGAATTGACTAAGGTAGTTGAAAGCGGTAAGTCAGGTGAGCCAATCGGTACAACTAACTACGCAGCCCGTCTGAAAGAATTGACAGACAAGGGTTACAAGGTTGTGAATGATGAGTTCAAGGGACCTAAGACCTTCGACAACGACGATAAGAAGGATCAAACCTTCACCGTTGCTATGCGTCAAGTTGTAGTACCATTCGATCCGAATAACCCGCCGAAACCAGATACTCCAATGGATCCAAGCAATCCAGGGGGACCTCAGTGGACAGATGATAAGATCAAGTCAGCTCAACAAGAAAGCAGTGAAAGAATTGAGCCGTACGATTAA
- a CDS encoding mucin-binding protein produces MIRSSQLNKKAVKELSRTIKYVYEDGKEAAPSFTDSAKFTRILKINVVTKQIVEKGPWTSQDDVIKGQTSPDIKGYVADKASVADVKVTADSAKPADEVVTYKKADQKATITFVDQAKKELAKISEGGKSGEPISRDQYLAKLKELTNQGYKVVNDEFKDPQNFDDDASKDQNYTVQLEEGVVPFNPNNPPKPNDPMDPSNPDGPKWTDDKIKSAQQEAVKELSRTITYVYEDGKEAAPSFTDSAKFTRILKINVVTKQIVEKGPWTSQDDVIKGQTSPDIKGYVADKASVADVKVTADSAKPADEVVTYKKAEVPPTPTPEPKPVPPTPAPVPNKQVPNKPVEPRVSGTTALPNTGEKSSSAAVLG; encoded by the coding sequence ATGATAAGATCAAGTCAGCTCAACAAGAAAGCAGTGAAAGAATTGAGCCGTACGATTAAGTACGTATACGAAGATGGCAAGGAAGCAGCACCAAGCTTCACAGACAGCGCTAAATTCACGCGTATTCTGAAGATCAATGTCGTAACGAAACAAATCGTAGAAAAAGGCCCATGGACTTCACAAGATGACGTGATCAAGGGACAAACTTCACCAGACATCAAGGGTTACGTAGCGGATAAAGCAAGCGTAGCAGATGTGAAGGTTACAGCAGACTCAGCTAAACCAGCAGATGAAGTCGTAACTTACAAGAAGGCTGATCAAAAAGCAACCATCACCTTCGTAGACCAAGCTAAGAAAGAATTGGCGAAGATCTCAGAAGGTGGTAAGTCAGGCGAACCAATTAGCCGTGACCAATACCTTGCGAAGTTGAAAGAATTGACTAACCAAGGTTACAAGGTTGTGAATGATGAGTTCAAGGATCCACAAAACTTTGATGATGATGCAAGCAAGGACCAAAACTACACTGTTCAACTGGAAGAAGGCGTAGTACCATTCAATCCAAATAATCCACCGAAACCAAACGATCCAATGGATCCAAGTAATCCGGATGGACCTAAGTGGACAGATGATAAGATCAAGTCAGCTCAACAAGAAGCTGTGAAAGAATTGAGCCGTACGATCACTTACGTATACGAAGATGGCAAGGAAGCAGCACCAAGCTTCACAGACAGCGCTAAATTCACGCGTATTCTGAAGATCAATGTCGTAACGAAACAAATCGTAGAAAAAGGCCCATGGACTTCACAAGATGACGTGATCAAGGGACAAACTTCACCAGACATCAAGGGTTACGTAGCGGACAAAGCAAGCGTAGCAGATGTGAAGGTTACAGCAGATTCAGCTAAACCAGCCGATGAAGTCGTAACATACAAGAAGGCTGAGGTTCCACCAACACCAACTCCGGAACCAAAACCTGTTCCACCAACACCAGCTCCGGTACCAAATAAACAAGTACCGAACAAGCCGGTGGAACCAAGAGTTTCTGGAACTACTGCTCTGCCAAATACAGGTGAGAAATCATCGTCTGCAGCAGTACTTGGTTAG
- a CDS encoding YebC/PmpR family DNA-binding transcriptional regulator, with protein MGRKWANIVAKKTAKDGANSKVYAKFGVEIYVAAKKGDPDPESNTALKFVIDRAKQAQVPKHVIDKAIDKAKGNTDETFTEGRYEGFGPNGSMLIVDTLTSNVNRTAANVRAAFGKNGGNMGASGSVSYLFDNKGVIVFAGDDADSIFELLLEADVDVDDVEAEDGSITVYTAPTDLHKAIVALRESGIQEFQVTELEMIPQSEVELTGDDLETFEKLYSVLEDDEDVQKIYTNVDGF; from the coding sequence ATGGGACGTAAGTGGGCCAATATTGTAGCTAAGAAAACAGCTAAAGACGGCGCAAACTCAAAAGTTTATGCTAAATTCGGTGTAGAAATCTATGTAGCAGCGAAAAAAGGCGATCCAGATCCTGAGTCAAATACAGCCCTTAAGTTTGTTATTGATCGTGCTAAGCAAGCGCAAGTACCAAAGCATGTTATTGACAAGGCGATTGATAAGGCTAAGGGAAATACGGATGAAACCTTTACAGAAGGTCGTTATGAAGGCTTTGGACCAAATGGTTCTATGCTGATTGTTGATACCTTGACTTCGAATGTCAACCGGACTGCAGCCAATGTTCGTGCAGCCTTTGGGAAAAATGGCGGGAACATGGGGGCTAGTGGCTCTGTATCTTATCTTTTTGATAATAAAGGTGTCATCGTTTTTGCTGGGGATGATGCAGACAGTATCTTTGAATTGCTTTTAGAAGCAGATGTAGATGTGGATGATGTGGAGGCAGAAGATGGAAGCATCACCGTTTATACAGCACCAACTGATCTGCATAAAGCAATCGTGGCCTTGCGTGAATCTGGTATCCAAGAATTCCAAGTGACAGAGCTTGAAATGATTCCTCAGTCAGAAGTGGAGTTGACTGGTGACGACCTCGAAACCTTCGAAAAATTGTATAGCGTCCTTGAAGACGATGAAGATGTCCAAAAAATCTACACCAACGTAGATGGCTTCTAA
- the queG gene encoding tRNA epoxyqueuosine(34) reductase QueG, translating to MNIKEEIIKLSKEIGISKIGFTTADDFDYLEKSLRLAVEEERNSGFEHKNIEERIKPKLSLASAKTIISIAVAYPHKLKQQPQKTAYKRGKFTPNSWGLDYHYVLQDKLDRLAKGIEELTADFEYKGMVDTGALVDTAVARRAGIGFIGKNGLVISKEFGSYMFLGELITNLDIEPDQPVDYGCGDCNRCVTACPTSCLIGDGTMNAKRCLSFQTQDKGVMDLEFRKKIKTVIYGCDICQICCPYNKGLDNPLATEIDPELAHPELLPFLELSNGQFKEKFGHIAGSWRGKNILQRNAIIALANANDRSAIPKLLEIIDKGQNPIHIATAIWALGQLVRETNPEMIEMILAVKNPTEAIKEEQAQFLKKFHLTN from the coding sequence ATGAATATCAAAGAAGAAATTATCAAATTATCAAAAGAAATTGGCATTTCTAAGATTGGCTTTACAACAGCAGATGACTTTGACTATCTGGAAAAGTCGCTGCGCTTGGCTGTCGAAGAAGAGCGAAATTCAGGGTTTGAGCATAAAAACATTGAGGAGCGAATCAAGCCTAAGCTGAGTCTAGCATCGGCCAAGACCATTATCTCTATCGCTGTCGCCTATCCCCACAAGCTCAAGCAGCAGCCGCAAAAAACAGCCTACAAGCGGGGAAAATTCACTCCCAACAGCTGGGGACTGGACTACCACTATGTCCTTCAGGACAAGCTGGACCGACTAGCCAAGGGAATCGAAGAGCTGACCGCTGACTTTGAGTACAAGGGCATGGTAGATACAGGTGCTCTGGTAGACACCGCCGTAGCACGACGAGCAGGAATCGGCTTTATCGGCAAGAACGGTTTGGTCATCTCCAAAGAATTTGGCTCCTATATGTTTTTAGGAGAGCTAATCACCAATCTGGACATCGAACCTGATCAGCCTGTCGATTATGGCTGCGGAGACTGCAATCGTTGCGTGACAGCCTGTCCTACCTCCTGCCTCATTGGCGATGGAACTATGAATGCCAAACGCTGTCTATCCTTTCAGACCCAAGACAAGGGCGTCATGGATCTGGAATTTCGAAAGAAAATCAAAACAGTCATCTATGGTTGCGATATCTGCCAAATCTGCTGCCCCTATAATAAAGGCTTGGACAATCCGCTTGCAACAGAGATTGACCCTGAACTAGCTCATCCTGAGCTCCTGCCTTTCTTGGAACTTTCTAATGGTCAGTTTAAGGAGAAATTTGGTCATATAGCAGGTAGCTGGCGGGGCAAAAACATCTTGCAGCGCAATGCCATCATTGCTCTAGCCAATGCTAATGACCGCTCTGCTATTCCCAAACTACTGGAAATTATCGACAAGGGGCAAAACCCTATCCATATCGCTACGGCTATCTGGGCATTGGGTCAACTGGTGCGCGAAACCAATCCTGAAATGATTGAGATGATTCTCGCTGTGAAAAATCCAACAGAAGCGATCAAAGAAGAACAAGCTCAATTCCTAAAGAAATTCCACTTAACCAACTAA
- the secA gene encoding preprotein translocase subunit SecA, producing the protein MANILKSIIENDKGEVRKLEKMADKVMSYEDEMAALTDAELQAKTVEFKERYAKGETLDQLLFEAFAVVREGAKRVLGLFPYKVQIMGGIVLHHGDVPEMRTGEGKTLTATMPVYLNALSGKGVHVVTVNEYLSERDATEMGELYSWLGLSVGINLASKSPMEKREAYACDITYSTNSEIGFDYLRDNMVVRAENMVQRPLNYALVDEVDSILIDEARTPLIVSGPTASDTNQLYYRADSFVKTLQKDDYIIDVPSKTIGLSDSGIDKAESYFNLENLYDLENVALTHFIDNALRANYIMTLDVDYVVSEEQEILIVDQFTGRTMEGRRFSDGLHQAIEAKEAVPIQEESKTSASITYQNLFRMYKKLSGMTGTGKTEEEEFREIYNIRVIPIPTNRPVQRIDHPDLLYPSLEAKFKAVVEDVKERYKTGQPVLVGTVSVDTSDYLSQKLVAAGIPHEVLNAKNHYKEAQIIMNAGQRGAITIATNMAGRGTDIKLGEGVRELGGLCVIGTERHESRRIDNQLRGRSGRQGDPGESQFYLSLEDDLMKRFGSERIKAVLDRMNLSEEESVIKSRMLTRQVEAAQKRVEGNNYDTRKQVLQYDDVMREQREIIYSQRYDVITADRDLAPEIHAMIRRTINRIVDGSSHSDHDERIEAILNFAKYNLVPEDSISADDIEGKSKQEIKDYLMERASEVYDNQISKLRDEEAVQEFQKVLILRVVDSKWTDHIDALDQLRQAVGLRGYAQNNPVVEYQAEGFRMFNDMIGSIEFDVTRLMMKAQIHEQERPRTEHSISTTATRNIAAQNPNLPENVDLSSVKRNDLCPCGSGKKFKNCHGRKK; encoded by the coding sequence ATGGCTAATATTTTAAAATCAATCATCGAAAATGATAAAGGTGAAGTAAGAAAATTAGAAAAGATGGCAGACAAGGTCATGTCCTATGAGGATGAAATGGCGGCCTTGACTGATGCAGAACTGCAAGCAAAAACGGTTGAGTTTAAGGAACGCTATGCAAAAGGTGAAACTTTAGATCAACTTCTGTTCGAAGCATTTGCGGTTGTCCGTGAAGGAGCTAAACGTGTTCTTGGTCTCTTCCCCTATAAGGTTCAGATTATGGGAGGGATTGTCCTTCACCACGGAGATGTACCCGAAATGCGTACAGGGGAAGGAAAAACCTTGACAGCGACTATGCCGGTATATCTGAATGCCTTGTCTGGAAAAGGCGTTCACGTAGTAACGGTCAATGAATACCTGTCAGAGCGTGATGCGACTGAAATGGGTGAACTTTATTCTTGGTTGGGACTTTCTGTTGGTATCAACCTGGCATCTAAGTCTCCGATGGAAAAAAGAGAAGCTTATGCTTGTGACATCACCTACTCAACTAACTCTGAGATCGGTTTTGACTACCTTCGTGATAACATGGTGGTTCGGGCTGAAAATATGGTACAGCGTCCGCTTAACTATGCCTTGGTTGACGAGGTAGACTCTATCTTGATTGATGAGGCCCGTACGCCTTTGATCGTGTCAGGACCGACAGCATCTGATACCAATCAGCTTTATTACAGAGCGGATAGCTTTGTGAAAACACTTCAGAAAGATGACTATATTATCGATGTTCCGTCCAAGACTATTGGTTTGTCAGATTCTGGTATTGACAAGGCTGAAAGTTACTTCAACTTAGAAAATCTATACGATCTTGAGAATGTTGCTTTGACGCACTTTATCGACAATGCCCTGCGTGCTAACTACATTATGACCTTAGACGTGGATTATGTCGTGAGCGAAGAGCAGGAAATCCTCATCGTTGACCAATTTACTGGACGTACAATGGAAGGTCGCCGTTTCTCTGATGGGCTCCACCAAGCGATTGAAGCAAAAGAAGCTGTACCTATCCAAGAAGAATCAAAAACATCTGCTTCCATTACCTATCAGAACCTTTTCCGTATGTATAAAAAGCTTTCAGGGATGACAGGTACTGGTAAAACAGAAGAAGAAGAATTCCGCGAAATTTATAATATTCGCGTTATCCCAATCCCAACGAACCGCCCAGTTCAACGTATTGACCATCCAGATTTGCTCTATCCTAGCTTGGAAGCTAAGTTTAAAGCAGTAGTAGAAGACGTCAAGGAGCGCTACAAAACAGGTCAGCCTGTCTTGGTCGGTACAGTATCGGTTGACACGAGTGACTATCTTTCTCAAAAATTAGTGGCTGCAGGAATTCCTCATGAAGTTTTGAATGCTAAAAACCACTATAAAGAAGCACAGATTATCATGAATGCTGGTCAACGTGGTGCTATTACCATCGCGACCAACATGGCTGGACGTGGTACCGATATTAAGCTAGGTGAAGGTGTGCGTGAATTGGGTGGACTTTGTGTCATCGGTACAGAGCGCCATGAAAGCCGCCGGATTGATAACCAGCTTCGTGGACGTTCAGGTCGTCAAGGAGACCCGGGTGAATCACAATTCTACCTATCTCTAGAAGACGATTTGATGAAACGTTTCGGTTCAGAGCGCATTAAGGCCGTGCTAGACCGGATGAATCTGAGCGAAGAAGAGTCCGTCATCAAGTCTCGGATGCTGACGCGTCAGGTTGAAGCGGCTCAAAAACGGGTTGAAGGAAATAACTACGATACTCGTAAGCAAGTCCTTCAATATGACGATGTCATGCGTGAGCAACGCGAGATTATTTATTCTCAACGCTATGATGTCATCACAGCAGACCGTGATTTAGCTCCAGAAATTCATGCTATGATCCGTCGGACGATTAATCGGATCGTAGATGGTAGCAGCCATTCAGACCATGATGAAAGAATTGAAGCGATTCTGAATTTTGCTAAATATAATCTTGTACCAGAGGACTCTATCTCAGCTGATGATATAGAAGGTAAATCCAAGCAAGAAATCAAAGATTACTTGATGGAGCGAGCTTCTGAAGTTTATGACAATCAGATTTCTAAGCTTCGGGATGAAGAAGCAGTCCAAGAGTTCCAAAAAGTGCTGATTCTCCGAGTGGTAGATAGCAAATGGACAGATCATATCGACGCCTTGGATCAATTGCGCCAGGCTGTGGGATTGCGCGGTTATGCTCAGAACAACCCAGTTGTTGAGTATCAGGCAGAAGGTTTCCGGATGTTTAATGATATGATTGGCTCTATCGAGTTTGATGTGACTCGTCTCATGATGAAAGCACAAATTCATGAGCAAGAACGTCCACGTACAGAGCACAGTATCAGCACGACAGCTACTCGCAATATTGCTGCCCAAAATCCAAATCTTCCAGAAAATGTTGATTTGTCTTCTGTTAAAAGAAATGATTTATGTCCATGTGGTTCAGGTAAGAAATTTAAAAACTGTCATGGTCGCAAGAAGTAG